The Bacteroidota bacterium genome includes a window with the following:
- the rplA gene encoding 50S ribosomal protein L1, giving the protein MAKRGKRYAQAQKTIEEAGTAFSLEGASELIKKLSTAKFDESVDIDVRLGVDPRHADQMVRGTVTLPHGTGKEVRVLVLASPGKQAEATEAGADHVGLDDYVEKIQKDGWFDFDVLIATPDVMGAVGKLGRVLGPRGLMPNPKSGTVTMNISDAVQQVKAGKIDFRVDKTGILHTAVGKISFTAEQIRDNAEAFLKEVIRLRPSAAKGTYVKSVTMSTTMGPGIPLDKQELLNVIR; this is encoded by the coding sequence CTTGAAGGTGCCTCCGAGCTGATTAAGAAATTATCAACAGCAAAATTTGATGAATCAGTCGACATCGACGTGCGCCTGGGTGTAGATCCCCGGCACGCTGATCAGATGGTTCGTGGTACAGTAACCCTTCCACATGGCACCGGTAAAGAAGTACGTGTACTTGTACTGGCAAGCCCTGGGAAACAGGCCGAAGCTACTGAAGCCGGCGCTGACCACGTAGGCCTTGATGACTATGTCGAGAAAATCCAGAAAGATGGCTGGTTCGATTTTGACGTGTTGATCGCCACGCCCGATGTAATGGGCGCAGTTGGTAAACTGGGTCGCGTACTCGGGCCCCGTGGCCTGATGCCAAACCCCAAAAGCGGCACCGTAACCATGAATATCAGCGATGCTGTTCAACAGGTGAAAGCGGGTAAAATCGATTTTCGCGTTGACAAAACAGGCATCCTGCATACAGCGGTTGGTAAAATATCGTTCACTGCGGAGCAGATTAGGGACAATGCAGAAGCATTCCTGAAAGAAGTCATCCGGCTTCGTCCTTCAGCTGCCAAAGGCACCTATGTGAAGTCAGTAACCATGTCTACGACAATGGGGCCTGGTATTCCTTTGGATAAGCAAGAGCTCCTCAACGTTATTCGCTAG